Part of the Candidatus Methylomirabilota bacterium genome, GGCCAGCGCGGACGGCCCGGCGGGGCTGGCGGCCGTCCGGGAGGGGGTGGGGGACACCGCCGCGGCGGTGGCCCTGCTGCGCCAGGCTGTTACCCTCGAGC contains:
- a CDS encoding tetratricopeptide repeat protein → ASADGPAGLAAVREGVGDTAAAVALLRQAVTLEPGYVAARAELARLERALDGGPPASVTR